One window of the Salvia miltiorrhiza cultivar Shanhuang (shh) chromosome 6, IMPLAD_Smil_shh, whole genome shotgun sequence genome contains the following:
- the LOC130990391 gene encoding LOB domain-containing protein 25-like — protein MASSSSSSSSNSSPPCAACKFLRRRCLSGCIFAAYFPAEEPTKFVNVHKIFGAGNVSKLLNEIPPHQREDTVNSLAYEAEARLKDPVYGCVGAITILQRQVFTLQQELDATNAHIMRFATGNGAPSSGNNSGFVDPNTGPDYWAGKGEDGGI, from the coding sequence atggcttcttcttcatcatcttcgAGCAGCAACTCAAGCCCTCCGTGCGCCGCCTGTAAATTCCTGCGGCGGAGATGCCTATCTGGCTGCATCTTCGCTGCGTATTTCCCCGCGGAGGAGCCGACGAAGTTCGTGAACGTGCACAAGATCTTCGGCGCCGGCAACGTGAGCAAGCTGCTGAACGAGATCCCGCCTCACCAGCGCGAGGACACCGTGAACTCGCTGGCTTACGAAGCCGAGGCTCGGCTGAAAGATCCCGTCTACGGCTGTGTGGGGGCCATCACCATTCTTCAGCGCCAGGTCTTCACCCTTCAGCAGGAGCTCGACGCCACCAATGCTCACATCATGCGCTTCGCAACCGGAAACGGAGCCCCGTCTTCCGGAAACAACTCGGGTTTTGTCGACCCGAATACGGGACCGGATTATTGGGCTGGGAAAGGTGAAGATGGAGGTATCTAA